Proteins found in one Pagrus major chromosome 20, Pma_NU_1.0 genomic segment:
- the mto1 gene encoding protein MTO1 homolog, mitochondrial yields MLSKKLPTLQSFLVQVSRRASHFARQQYDVIVVGGGHAGTEAAAAAARVGAETLLVTQKIHTIGALSCNPSLGGVGKGQLVKEVDALDGLCGRAGDWAGIHFSILNRRKGPAVWGPRAQLDRRLYREFIQSELLSTPRLTVLEGSVEELLVTEPNPEEPGHHRVTGICLANGSQPISASSVVLTTGTFLSGSLFMGQTSSPGGRIGEAPSSAGLSQTLRERLGLRIGRLRTGTPPRIVKDSVDLSLAAELPSDSTPTPFSFLNTHTRCKPEDQLSCHLTHTTPGVERVVMESLHLNCHIQEDAKGPRYCPSIESRVLRFPGRRHQVWLEPEGLTSDLLYPQGLSMTMPPDVQLRLIREIPAMHRAEIHTPGYGVQYDFVCPTQLSPALQVKNTQGLFLAGQINGTTGYEEAAAQGLWAGVNAARWALSMPAVMLSRTESYIGVLIDDLVSRGVTEPYRMFTSRAEFRASLRPDNADLRLTLKGFEEVGCVSSLRYQEAVRVRDSLQDALEALQALTMSTPTWREKLPNIYISETKNTTLTGMNMLQYNDVTFEMLASAFPECLSPFMEFSQRLKIEAVYQPHCKLQRLEIERIQKEENMSLPQDIDYFSLPVSLSNEVREILDRVRPSTLGAATRLQGITPAAIVHLLNYVRHTEQKRRGKQSYQKEERGGELCARNASLPQ; encoded by the exons ATGTTGTCAAAGAAGCTTCCCACCCTGCAGAGTTTCCTGGTACAGGTTTCCAGACGTGCCAGTCACTTTGCTCGACAGCAGTATGATGTCATTGTTGTGGGTGGGGGTCACGCGGGGACCgaggcggcggcagcagcagccagggTGGGAGCTGAGACGCTCCTGGTCACACAGAAAATACACACCATCG GCGCTCTGTCCTGTAACCCCTCTCTGGGAGGAGTGGGGAAGGGCCAGCTGGTGAAGGAGGTAGATGCCCTGGATGGGCTGTGTGGTCGAGCAGGAGACTGGGCTGGGATCCATTTCTCCATCCTGAATCGTAGAAAAGGCCCTGCTGTGTGGGGCCCGAGGGCCCAGCTGGACCGCCGGCTCTACCGTGAATTCATCCAG TCTGAGCTGCTGTCCACTCCGAGGCTGACAGTGTTGGAGGGCTcagtggaggagctgctggtgaCAGAACCAAACCCAGAGGAGCCGGGACACCACAGAGTCACTGGGATATGTTTGG CAAATGGAAGCCAACCAATCTCAGCCAGCTCCGTGGTTCTCACTACCGGTACGTTCCTGTCTGGCTCCCTCTTCATGGGCCAAACCTCGTCGCCAGGGGGTCGGATTGGAGAAGCCCCGTCGAGTGCTGGGCTGTCCCAGACACTGAGGGAGAGGCTGGGGCTGAGGATCGGCAGGCTGAGGACCGGTACCCCTCCCAGGATTGTGAAGGACTCAGTTGACCTTTCCCTGGCTGCAGAATTGCCCTCTGACAGTACACCGACTCCATTCAGCTTCCTTAATACACACACGCGCTGCAAG CCTGAAGACCAGCTTTCCTGCCACCTGACCCATACGACTCCTGGTGTAGAGAGAGTGGTGATGGAGAGTCTTCATCTCAACTGTCACATACAGGAAGACGCCAAGGGTCCCAG GTACTGCCCCTCCATTGAGTCCCGAGTGCTTCGCTTTCCGGGCCGTCGACACCAGGTGTGGCTAGAGCCTGAGgggttgacctctgaccttttgtaCCCTCAGGGTCTCTCCATGACCATGCCCCCTGACGTGCAGCTCCGCCTCATCAGAGAAATCCCCGCCATGCACAGAGCAGAGATCCACACACCCG GTTACGGCGTGCAGTACGACTTTGTGTGTCCCACTCAGCTGAGTCCTGCCCTCCAGGTGAAAAACACCCAGGGTCTCTTTCTGGCCGGTCAGATTAACGGAACAACGGGGTACGAGGAGGCCGCTGCACAG GGCCTGTGGGCGGGGGTGAACGCTGCCCGCTGGGCGCTTTCCATGCCAGCAGTGATGTTGTCTCGTACAGAGAGTTACATCGGCGTTCTCATTGATGATCTGGTGAGTCGAGGCGTCACAGAGCCCTACCGCATGTTCACCAGCCGGGCTGAGTTCAGAGCCTCGCTAAGGCCGGACAACGCTGACCTCCGTCTTACTCTGAAAG GGTTTGAGGAGGTGGGATGTGTGTCCTCTTTACGCTACCAGGAGGCCGTGAGAGTGCGGGACAGTCTGCAGGATGCACTGGAAGCCCTTCAGGCTCTCACTATGTCCACCCCCACCTGGAGAGAAAAGCTGCCCAACATCTATATAAGTGAGACTAAGAACACCACCCTGAC TGGTATGAACATGCTGCAGTACAATGATGTCACATTTGAGATGTTGGCATCTGCCTTCCCGGAGTGCCTTTCACCTTTCATGGAGTTCTCACAAAGACTCAAGATAGAGG CCGTGTACCAGCCACACTGTAAACTACAGAGGTTAGAGATTGAGAGAATCCAGAAGGAGGAGAACATGTCTCTGCCACAGGACATAGACTATTTCTCTCTGCCGGTGTCACTTTCCAACGAAGTCAGAGAGATTTTGGACAGAGTTCGACCCAGCACT CTGGGTGCTGCCACACGTTTGCAAGGCATCACTCCAGCTGCAATCGTCCATCTCCTCAACTACGTACGCCACACAGaacaaaagaggagaggaaaacaatCGTAccaaaaggaggagagaggaggggagctGTGTGCAAGAAATGCGTCTTTACCTCAGTGA
- the LOC141015850 gene encoding tectonic-3-like, which yields MNSRQWCRAVQIFLVLCGRLANAATESGVTSTVNSTPTAGESFSSPTPAPGGTEAVDSASVGTTEAATLNFTQDSPNTTLTVSEAPAVATEEPPATTAQPLVTSEGCLCDLTPDFCDIGCCCDKVDCGITNLSTVFTGCPQKYISGVCIEKWLMFRANVDSSLITVTDSLFCVRTEEKAPRSLPALPQYPALGDSYHFSPPAPTSIRHSRGFYRVDDVIQTYFSSSSVRGLLRQPSPGAAAAFCVNRNPAKFMRSVSLSCARMLTPQSCTTDPSLNARSYFSDLSLIKVPVVETALVSDFLVPVTPLSEWPEPSRENNSCVNVVKKVEFIIGYNGRGELMNATVNMVLADVDPNQLLLQTHSVLFKLVTSSPSSRGPIPAVGLRAGSPVIGGFAGEVKPLRTLGVSQSGECSSDPSRRAPILFTHNTITGCTFRSSTGDCSELRSQIYGILQGLATPEVIAMNWGSQPDWTRVITQECPVSMQETCESGCILPNSLSIQMLWARQGLLDLPQKYILGGKYLFKCQKFKCPMTSPIALTTEVTFVDITVYPEPPRGSPQPNWKFPFGFFTRGTAELDGHFIVNSSDAEKVTWSLMLFTIMLLTGLEFFTR from the exons ATGAATTCCCGCCAGTGGTGTCGTGCCGTTCAGATATTTCTCGTCTTGTGTGGTCGTTTGGCAAACGCAGCCACAGAGTCAGGGGTCACTTCAACCGTTAACTCGACCCCTACCGCCGGGGAGTCTTTCAGCTCACCAACCCCTGCTCCGGGCGGTACCGAGGCCGTGGACTCGGCCAGTGTTGGCACCACTGAGGCAGCTACCCTCAACTTCACTCAGGACTCTCCAAACACGACGCTGACTGTGTCTGAAGCTCCCGCTGTGGCCACCGAAGAGCCCCCTGCAACCACTGCCCAACCTCTGGTGACTTCAGAGG GTTGTCTCTGTGATTTAACCCCTGATTTCTGTGACATCGGCTGCTGTTGTGACAAAGTTGATTGTGGTATCACGAACTTGAGCACCGTCTTCACCGGATGTCCACAGAAATACAT atcaGGAGTCTGCATTGAGAAATGGTTGATGTTCAGGGCCAACGTGGATTCGTCTCTCATCACCGTGACCGATTCTTTGTTTTGCGTCCGAACTGAAG AAAAAGCACCCCGGTCACTGCCAGCTCTACCTCAGTATCCAGCCTTAGGGGACTCATACCATTTCTCACCTCCAGCACCTACAAGCATCAGACACAGCAGAGGTTTCTACAGG GTCGATGATGTCATCCAGACGTACTTCTCCAGCTCGTCTGTACGGGGCCTCCTTCGTCAGCCATCTCCAGGGGCTGCTGCTGCATTCTGTGTCAATCGCAACCCTGCAA AGTTCATGAGGTCTGTATCTCTGTCTTGTGCCCGCATGTTAACTCCTCAGTCATGCACCACAGACCCAAGTCTCAACGCCCGCTCCTACTTCTCCGACCTGAGTCTGATCAAG gTTCCAGTAGTGGAGACAGCACTAGTGTCAGACTTTCTG GTCCCAGTTACCCCGCTGTCTGAGTGGCCTGAACCAAGCAGAGAAAACAACTCTTGTGTCAATGTGGTGAAAAAG GTGGAGTTTATCATAGGATACAATGGCAGAGGGGAGCTCATGAATGCAACAGTGAACATGGTCTTAgctgatgtggatccaaatcAGTTGCTGTTGCAAACACACTCTGTACTGTTCAAG CTGGTGACATCCAGTCCATCCTCAAGGGGACCGATTCCTGCAGTCGGACTCAGAGCTGGATCTCCTGTCATTGGTGGCTTTGCTGGAGAAGTGAAGCCT CTGAGGACATTGGGGGTGTCACAGAGTGGGGAGTGTTCCTCTGACCCCAGCAGGCGAGCACCCATCCTCTTCACACACAACACCATCACTGGTTGCACATTCAG GTCCTCAACTGGTGACTGCTCAGAGCTGCGATCCCAGATTTACGGGATCTTGCAGGGACTTGCTACGCCCGAAGTGATCGCCATGAACTGGGGCTCCCAGCCGGACTGGACAAGAGTCATCACTCAGGAGTGTCCTGTCAGCATGCAG GAAACATGTGAATCAGGCTGCATCCTCCCCAACTCTCTCTCCATCCAAATGCTGTGGGCTCGCCAGGGTCTCCTAGACCTTCCCCAGAAATACATCCTGGGGGGCAAATACCTTTTTAAGTGTCAAAAATTTAAG tgtcCTATGACATCCCCTATCGCTCTAACCACTGAAGTGACATTTGTCGACATTACAGTTTACCCAGAACCCCCCAGGGGCTCCCCTCAGCCTAACTGGAAGTTTCCATTTGGTTTCTTCACCAGAGGCACAGCTGAGCTGGACGGGCACTTTATTGTTAACAGCAGTGATGCTGAGAAGGTCACATGGAGTTTAATGCTGTTCACAATAATGTTACTAACAGGATTAGAATTCTTCACCAGGTAG
- the sult1st6 gene encoding sulfotransferase 1C2: MSEKEEMSYSDAIQKASASITRFPLIPVRGVPLMSCIAQNWDPIWAFRPDPSDLLIATYPKAGTTWTQEIVDLLIHNGDAEACKRAPTPVRSPFLEINSPPPIPSGLDLLKTMDPPRVIKTHLPFQLVPPGFWENKCKAIYVARNAKDNLVSYYHFDCMNKTQPEPGPWDGYIHKFMRGELSWGSWYDHVKGYWVEREKRNILYLFYEDMKENPRREVERIMRYLDMLVSDEVVSKIVELTSFKNMKENPMANYSCVPAPVFDHSVSPFMRKGEVGDWKNHFTPEQSKMFDEDYEKQMKDANIPFRTLI; the protein is encoded by the exons ATGTCAGAGAAGGAAGAGATGTCCTATAGCGACGCCATCCAGAAGGCCAGCGCCTCCATTACTCGCTTCCCTCTCATCCCTGTCAGAGGAGTTCCTCTCATGAGCTGCATCGCCCAGAACTGGGACCCTATCTGGGCTTTCCGTCCTGACCCCTCTGACCTCCTCATCGCCACCTACCCCAAAGCAG GGACCACGTGGACCCAGGAGATAGTCGACCTGCTTATTCACAACGGAGATGCTGAGGCCTGCAAACGAGCCCCCACACCCGTCCGCAGTCCTTTCCTCGAGATCAACTCCCCACCACCCATCCCCTCAG GTCTTGATCTTCTGAAGACTATGGATCCACCTAGAGTTATAAAGACACATCTTCCTTTTCAGTTGGTGCCTCCTGGATTTTGGGAAAACAAGTGCAAG GCTATCTACGTGGCACGCAATGCCAAAGACAACCTGGTGAGCTACTACCACTTTGATTGTATGAATAAGACCCAGCCCGAGCCAGGGCCCTGGGACGGCTACATTCACAAGTTCATGCGAGGAGAAT TGTCGTGGGGCTCCTGGTATGACCATGTGAAAGGTTActgggtggagagagagaagagaaacatcctCTACCTCTTCTATGAGGACATGAAGGAG AATCCTCGGCGTGAAGTGGAGCGCATCATGAGGTACCTGGACATGTTGGTCTCTGATGAGGTCGTCAGCAAGATTGTGGAGCTCACGTCCTTCAAGAACATGAAGGAGAACCCGATGGCCAACTACTCCTGCGTCCCAGCACCTGTTTTTGATCATTCCGTCTCTCCGTTCATGAGAAAAG GTGAAGTAGGTGATTGGAAGAACCATTTCACACCCGAGCAATCAAAGATGTTTGATGAAGATTATGAAAAGCAAATGAAGGACGCCAACATACCATTCAGGACTCTCATCTAA
- the atp2a1l gene encoding ATPase sarcoplasmic/endoplasmic reticulum Ca2+ transporting 1, like isoform X1 has product MENAHAKGPVDCLAYFGVNENTGLTPDQFKKNLDKYGYNELPAEEGKSIWELIAEQFEDLLVRILLLAACISFVLAWFEEGEETVTAFVEPFVILLILIANAVVGVWQERNAEDAIEALKEYEPEMGKVYRSDRKSVQMIKAREIVPGDIVEVSVGDKVPADIRIVTIKSTTLRVDQSILTGESVSVIKHNEAVPDLRAVNQDKKNMLFSGTNIAAGKAIGVAVATGVSTEIGKIRDQMAATEQEKTPLQAKLDEFGEQLSKVISLICVAVWAINIGHFNDPVHGGSWIRGAVYYFKIAVALAVAAIPEGLPAVITTCLALGTRRMAKKNAIVRSLPSVETLGCTSVICSDKTGTLTTNQMCVTKMFIIKNVDGDHVDLDAFDISGSKYTPEGEVSQGGAKTNCSQYDGLVELATICALCNDSSLDYNESKKIYEKVGEATETALSCLVEKMNVFNSNVKNLSRIERANACCSVVKQLMKKNVTLEFSRDRKSMSVYCTPAKGDGGAKMFVKGAPEGVIDRCAYVRVGTTRVPLTNAIKEKIMSVIRDWGTGRDTLRCLALATRDTPLKLDEMNFEDSTKFADYETDLTFVGCVGMLDPPRKEVTVSIQLCREAGIRVIMITGDNKGTAIAICRRIGIFSEEEDVSGRAYTGREFDDLPLHEQAEAVRRACCFARVEPSHKSKIVEFLQGYDDITAMTGDGVNDAPALKKAEIGIAMGSGTAVAKSASEMVLADDNFSSIVAAVEEGRAIYNNMKQFIRYLISSNVGEVVCIFLTAALGLPEALIPVQLLWVNLVTDGLPATALGFNPPDLDIMGKPPRSPKEPLISGWLFFRYMAIGGYVGAATVGGAAWWFLYDSTGPGVTYYQLSHFMQCCDENEEFAGLDCEIFEAAPPMTMALSVLVTIEMCNALNSLSENQSLLRMPPWSNFWLISAMTLSMSLHFMIIYVDPLPMIFKLTHLSTEQWLMVLKLSFPVILIDEVLKFVARNYVECGNVV; this is encoded by the exons ATGGAGAACGCACACGCAAAGGGGCCGGTAGACTGCCTGGCTTACTTCGGGGTGAACGAGAACACTGGCCTCACTCCCGACCAGTTCAAGAAGAACCTGGACAAGTATGGCTACAATG AGCTGCCTGCTGAGGAGG GTAAGAGCATCTGGGAGCTGATTGCTGAGCAGTTTGAGGACCTGCTTGTCAGGATCCTGCTGCTGGCCGCCTGCATCTCTTTt GTGCTGGCCTGGTTTGAGGAAGGTGAGGAGACCGTCACCGCCTTTGTGGAACCCTTTGTCATCCTTCTTATCCTCATCGCTAACGCCGTTGTTGGAGTGTGGCAG GAGCGTAACGCTGAAGATGCCATCGAGGCTCTCAAGGAGTACGAGCCTGAGATGGGCAAAGTTTACCGTTCTGACAGAAAGAGTGTGCAGATGATTAAGGCCAGAGAAATTGTCCCCGGAGACATTGTGGAGGTGTCCG TTGGTGACAAAgtcccagctgacatcaggaTTGTTACCATCAAGTCCACCACCCTGCGTGTTGACCAGTCCATCCTTACTG gtgagtctgtcagtgtgatcAAGCACAATGAGGCTGTCCCCGACCTCAGAGCTGTCAACCAGGACAAGAAGAACATGCTTTTCTCT GGCACTAACATCGCTGCTGGCAAGGCCATTGGTGTTGCTGTGGCCACCGGAGTCTCCACTGAGATCGGCAAGATCCGTGACCAGATGGCTGCCACTGAGCAGGAGAAGACCCCTCTGCAGGCTAAGCTGGATGAGTTCGGCGAGCAGCTGTCCAAGGTTATCTCCCTGATCTGCGTTGCTGTCTGGGCCATCAACATTGGCCACTTCAACGACCCCGTCCACGGTGGCTCATGGATCCGTGGTGCTGTCTACTACTTCAAGATCGCTGTCGCTCTGGCTGTGGCTGCCATCCCTGAGG GTCTGCCCGCTGTCATCACCACCTGCCTTGCCCTTGGTACCCGCCGTATGGCCAAGAAGAACGCCATCGTCAGAAGCCTGCCCTCTGTGGAGACCCTGGGCTGCACCTCTGTCATCTGCTCCGACAAGACTGGCACCCTCACCACCAACCAGATGTGTGTGACCAAG ATGTTCATTATCAAGAATGTTGATGGCGACCATGTTGACCTTGATGCCTTCGATATCTCTGGCTCCAAGTACACCCCCGAGGGCGAGGT TTCCCAGGGAGGTGCCAAGACCAACTGCAGCCAATACGATGGCCTTGTTGAGCTGGCTACCATCTGCGCCCTGTGCAACGACTCCTCTCTTGACTACAACGAG TCCAAGAAGATCTATGAGAAGGTCGGTGAGGCTACTGAGACCGCCCTGTCCTGCCTGGTTGAGAAGATGAATGTGTTCAACTCCAACGTGAAGAACCTGTCCAGGATTGAGAGAGCCAACGCCTGCTGCTCC GTCGTCAAGCAGCTCATGAAGAAGAACGTCACCCTGGAGTTCTCCCGTGACAGGAAGTCCATGTCTGTGTACTGCACCCCCGCTAAGGGTGATGGTGGCGCCAAGATGTTTGTGAAG GGTGCCCCCGAGGGTGTGATTGACAGGTGCGCATATGTGCGTGTTGGCACCACCCGTGTTCCCCTGACCAATGCTATCAAGGAGAAGATCATGTCTGTCATCAGAGACTGGGGTACCGGCCGTGACACCCTGCGTTGCCTGGCCCTGGCCACCCGTGACACCCCACTGAAGTTGGACGAGATGAACTTCGAGGACTCCACCAAGTTCGCCGACTACGAG ACTGACCTGACCTTTGTTGGCTGCGTGGGTATGCTGGATCCCCCTCGTAAGGAGGTCACTGTCTCCATTCAGCTGTGCAGGGAAGCTGGAATCCGTGTCATCATGATCACTG GTGACAACAAGGGAACTGCCATCGCAATCTGCCGTCGCATTGGCATCTTCTCTGAGGAAGAGGATGTTTCTGGCAGAGCCTACACCGGACGTGAGTTTGACGACCTTCCCCTCCATGAGCAAGCCGAGGCTGTGCGCAGAGCTTGCTGCTTTGCCCGTGTGGAGCCATCCCACAAGTCCAAGATTGTTGAGTTCCTGCAGGGTTATGATGACATTACTGCTATG ACTGGTGATGGTGTGAACGATGCCCCTGCCCTGAAGAAGGCCGAGATCGGCATCGCCATGGGCTCTGGCACTGCCGTTGCCAAGTCTGCCTCTGAGATGGTCCTGGCTGACGACAACTTCTCTTCCATTGTGGCTGCTGTTGAGGAGGGCAGAGCTATCTACAACAACATGAAGCAGTTCATCCGTTACCTCATCTCCTCCAACGTCGGTGAGGTCGTCTGTATCTTCCTGACTGCTGCTCTGGGTCTGCCTGAGGCTCTGATCCCCGTCCAGCTGCTGTGGGTCAACCTGGTGACTGACGGTCTGCCCGCCACCGCCCTGGGCTTCAACCCCCCTGATCTGGACATCATGGGCAAGCCCCCACGTTCCCCCAAGGAGCCCCTGATCTCTGGCTGGCTGTTCTTCAGATACATGGCTATTGGTG GATACGTCGGTGCTGCCACTGTTGGTGGTGCTGCCTGGTGGTTCCTGTACGATAGCACTGGCCCCGGTGTCACCTACTACCAGCTG TCCCACTTCATGCAGTGCTGCGATGAAAATGAGGAGTTCGCCGGCCTGGACTGCGAGATCTTTGAGGCCGCTCCTCCCATGACCATGGCCCTGTCTGTGCTGGTCACCATTGAGATGTGCAATGCTCTCAACAG ctTGTCTGAGAACCAGTCTCTGTTGCGCATGCCCCCATGGAGCAACTTCTGGCTGATTTCTGCCATGACCCTCTCCATGTCCCTTCACTTCATGATCATCTATGTTGACCCTCTGCCC ATGATCTTCAAGTTGACCCATCTGAGCACAGAACAGTGGCTCATGGTCCTGAAGCTTTCCTTCCCCGTCATCCTCATTGATGAGGTGCTGAAGTTTGTCGCCCGCAACTACGTTGAGT GTGGAAATGTTGTATAG
- the atp2a1l gene encoding ATPase sarcoplasmic/endoplasmic reticulum Ca2+ transporting 1, like isoform X2: MENAHAKGPVDCLAYFGVNENTGLTPDQFKKNLDKYGYNELPAEEGKSIWELIAEQFEDLLVRILLLAACISFVLAWFEEGEETVTAFVEPFVILLILIANAVVGVWQERNAEDAIEALKEYEPEMGKVYRSDRKSVQMIKAREIVPGDIVEVSVGDKVPADIRIVTIKSTTLRVDQSILTGESVSVIKHNEAVPDLRAVNQDKKNMLFSGTNIAAGKAIGVAVATGVSTEIGKIRDQMAATEQEKTPLQAKLDEFGEQLSKVISLICVAVWAINIGHFNDPVHGGSWIRGAVYYFKIAVALAVAAIPEGLPAVITTCLALGTRRMAKKNAIVRSLPSVETLGCTSVICSDKTGTLTTNQMCVTKMFIIKNVDGDHVDLDAFDISGSKYTPEGEVSQGGAKTNCSQYDGLVELATICALCNDSSLDYNESKKIYEKVGEATETALSCLVEKMNVFNSNVKNLSRIERANACCSVVKQLMKKNVTLEFSRDRKSMSVYCTPAKGDGGAKMFVKGAPEGVIDRCAYVRVGTTRVPLTNAIKEKIMSVIRDWGTGRDTLRCLALATRDTPLKLDEMNFEDSTKFADYETDLTFVGCVGMLDPPRKEVTVSIQLCREAGIRVIMITGDNKGTAIAICRRIGIFSEEEDVSGRAYTGREFDDLPLHEQAEAVRRACCFARVEPSHKSKIVEFLQGYDDITAMTGDGVNDAPALKKAEIGIAMGSGTAVAKSASEMVLADDNFSSIVAAVEEGRAIYNNMKQFIRYLISSNVGEVVCIFLTAALGLPEALIPVQLLWVNLVTDGLPATALGFNPPDLDIMGKPPRSPKEPLISGWLFFRYMAIGGYVGAATVGGAAWWFLYDSTGPGVTYYQLSHFMQCCDENEEFAGLDCEIFEAAPPMTMALSVLVTIEMCNALNSLSENQSLLRMPPWSNFWLISAMTLSMSLHFMIIYVDPLPMIFKLTHLSTEQWLMVLKLSFPVILIDEVLKFVARNYVEY; encoded by the exons ATGGAGAACGCACACGCAAAGGGGCCGGTAGACTGCCTGGCTTACTTCGGGGTGAACGAGAACACTGGCCTCACTCCCGACCAGTTCAAGAAGAACCTGGACAAGTATGGCTACAATG AGCTGCCTGCTGAGGAGG GTAAGAGCATCTGGGAGCTGATTGCTGAGCAGTTTGAGGACCTGCTTGTCAGGATCCTGCTGCTGGCCGCCTGCATCTCTTTt GTGCTGGCCTGGTTTGAGGAAGGTGAGGAGACCGTCACCGCCTTTGTGGAACCCTTTGTCATCCTTCTTATCCTCATCGCTAACGCCGTTGTTGGAGTGTGGCAG GAGCGTAACGCTGAAGATGCCATCGAGGCTCTCAAGGAGTACGAGCCTGAGATGGGCAAAGTTTACCGTTCTGACAGAAAGAGTGTGCAGATGATTAAGGCCAGAGAAATTGTCCCCGGAGACATTGTGGAGGTGTCCG TTGGTGACAAAgtcccagctgacatcaggaTTGTTACCATCAAGTCCACCACCCTGCGTGTTGACCAGTCCATCCTTACTG gtgagtctgtcagtgtgatcAAGCACAATGAGGCTGTCCCCGACCTCAGAGCTGTCAACCAGGACAAGAAGAACATGCTTTTCTCT GGCACTAACATCGCTGCTGGCAAGGCCATTGGTGTTGCTGTGGCCACCGGAGTCTCCACTGAGATCGGCAAGATCCGTGACCAGATGGCTGCCACTGAGCAGGAGAAGACCCCTCTGCAGGCTAAGCTGGATGAGTTCGGCGAGCAGCTGTCCAAGGTTATCTCCCTGATCTGCGTTGCTGTCTGGGCCATCAACATTGGCCACTTCAACGACCCCGTCCACGGTGGCTCATGGATCCGTGGTGCTGTCTACTACTTCAAGATCGCTGTCGCTCTGGCTGTGGCTGCCATCCCTGAGG GTCTGCCCGCTGTCATCACCACCTGCCTTGCCCTTGGTACCCGCCGTATGGCCAAGAAGAACGCCATCGTCAGAAGCCTGCCCTCTGTGGAGACCCTGGGCTGCACCTCTGTCATCTGCTCCGACAAGACTGGCACCCTCACCACCAACCAGATGTGTGTGACCAAG ATGTTCATTATCAAGAATGTTGATGGCGACCATGTTGACCTTGATGCCTTCGATATCTCTGGCTCCAAGTACACCCCCGAGGGCGAGGT TTCCCAGGGAGGTGCCAAGACCAACTGCAGCCAATACGATGGCCTTGTTGAGCTGGCTACCATCTGCGCCCTGTGCAACGACTCCTCTCTTGACTACAACGAG TCCAAGAAGATCTATGAGAAGGTCGGTGAGGCTACTGAGACCGCCCTGTCCTGCCTGGTTGAGAAGATGAATGTGTTCAACTCCAACGTGAAGAACCTGTCCAGGATTGAGAGAGCCAACGCCTGCTGCTCC GTCGTCAAGCAGCTCATGAAGAAGAACGTCACCCTGGAGTTCTCCCGTGACAGGAAGTCCATGTCTGTGTACTGCACCCCCGCTAAGGGTGATGGTGGCGCCAAGATGTTTGTGAAG GGTGCCCCCGAGGGTGTGATTGACAGGTGCGCATATGTGCGTGTTGGCACCACCCGTGTTCCCCTGACCAATGCTATCAAGGAGAAGATCATGTCTGTCATCAGAGACTGGGGTACCGGCCGTGACACCCTGCGTTGCCTGGCCCTGGCCACCCGTGACACCCCACTGAAGTTGGACGAGATGAACTTCGAGGACTCCACCAAGTTCGCCGACTACGAG ACTGACCTGACCTTTGTTGGCTGCGTGGGTATGCTGGATCCCCCTCGTAAGGAGGTCACTGTCTCCATTCAGCTGTGCAGGGAAGCTGGAATCCGTGTCATCATGATCACTG GTGACAACAAGGGAACTGCCATCGCAATCTGCCGTCGCATTGGCATCTTCTCTGAGGAAGAGGATGTTTCTGGCAGAGCCTACACCGGACGTGAGTTTGACGACCTTCCCCTCCATGAGCAAGCCGAGGCTGTGCGCAGAGCTTGCTGCTTTGCCCGTGTGGAGCCATCCCACAAGTCCAAGATTGTTGAGTTCCTGCAGGGTTATGATGACATTACTGCTATG ACTGGTGATGGTGTGAACGATGCCCCTGCCCTGAAGAAGGCCGAGATCGGCATCGCCATGGGCTCTGGCACTGCCGTTGCCAAGTCTGCCTCTGAGATGGTCCTGGCTGACGACAACTTCTCTTCCATTGTGGCTGCTGTTGAGGAGGGCAGAGCTATCTACAACAACATGAAGCAGTTCATCCGTTACCTCATCTCCTCCAACGTCGGTGAGGTCGTCTGTATCTTCCTGACTGCTGCTCTGGGTCTGCCTGAGGCTCTGATCCCCGTCCAGCTGCTGTGGGTCAACCTGGTGACTGACGGTCTGCCCGCCACCGCCCTGGGCTTCAACCCCCCTGATCTGGACATCATGGGCAAGCCCCCACGTTCCCCCAAGGAGCCCCTGATCTCTGGCTGGCTGTTCTTCAGATACATGGCTATTGGTG GATACGTCGGTGCTGCCACTGTTGGTGGTGCTGCCTGGTGGTTCCTGTACGATAGCACTGGCCCCGGTGTCACCTACTACCAGCTG TCCCACTTCATGCAGTGCTGCGATGAAAATGAGGAGTTCGCCGGCCTGGACTGCGAGATCTTTGAGGCCGCTCCTCCCATGACCATGGCCCTGTCTGTGCTGGTCACCATTGAGATGTGCAATGCTCTCAACAG ctTGTCTGAGAACCAGTCTCTGTTGCGCATGCCCCCATGGAGCAACTTCTGGCTGATTTCTGCCATGACCCTCTCCATGTCCCTTCACTTCATGATCATCTATGTTGACCCTCTGCCC ATGATCTTCAAGTTGACCCATCTGAGCACAGAACAGTGGCTCATGGTCCTGAAGCTTTCCTTCCCCGTCATCCTCATTGATGAGGTGCTGAAGTTTGTCGCCCGCAACTACGTTGAGT ACTAA